A part of Osmerus mordax isolate fOsmMor3 chromosome 10, fOsmMor3.pri, whole genome shotgun sequence genomic DNA contains:
- the si:dkey-94f20.4 gene encoding LOW QUALITY PROTEIN: synembryn-A (The sequence of the model RefSeq protein was modified relative to this genomic sequence to represent the inferred CDS: deleted 1 base in 1 codon) produces MDLDVEGIIQCIRQGDEGGVETILQAFNREYAQCFFYDAEERNRRKFRKNKVRDYEDDSDSDCDDSMEDHYIVLRQSLTTVLMRYIQAETQPGGLRVCLRTLRILSRDKKVLTPLLTDSAILTLAKLAGVTSNTAPQDGNNDLDSDLYEDVMATLAEAKARHSSVAKAAWLESGQEEQEEEGEEGEGCCAEGGADDAESNVSNTNSGEQDGSGEHESRSGSANSSRRSEVHAALARGKKDRRQSRVEKKREEGEEEEGERGEEEGEEGAQRKEALKILCNVVYNSTWAQERFSSLRILSGVLDRMAKGTIMPAPPSGQFYELRLMFLLTALRPELRAQMLQEGGVSVLTTALEQCLCVQWKTQYEVLLEPTAPPVPQEAYQRAVEILKVLFNITYCTHRLEPDQVGLYLEDAALYRHLVAVLRFCLMQPCEEQEDTNNLQGHTVNLLSALPLPCLDVLLAVPLETLSQQSQGVNMDCVHALMLVMERRLDSGEKVKEKLTPILNLLTESCRAHRETRLYLRTHILPPLRDASLRPEEGSTVKSKLIRLMTHMDTDLKHCAADLIFVLCKENVSRFVKYTGYGNAAGLLATRGLLGGQRSKCTGGQYSSDSDSDTEEYRQVKGRVNPVTGRVEEELPDPMEGMTEEEKEEEAQRLVVLFNKLTRDKIFQPMGVDAEGKLVPMACPGDSLSEERESGAESDDLDNIEE; encoded by the exons aTGGACCTTGACGTGGAGGGGATTATCCAGTGTATCAGACAGGGGGATGAGGGTGGTGTTGAGACCATACTCCAGGCCTTCAACAGAGAG tatgCTCAGTGTTTCTTCTATgatgcagaggagaggaacaggagaaaa TTCAGAAAGAACAAAGTCCGTGATTACGAGGACGACTCCGACTCCGACTGTGATGACAGCATGGAGGACCATTACATCGTCCTCCGACAG AGTTTGACTACTGTCCTGATGCGGTACATCCAAGCAGAGACCCAACCTGGCGGCCTCAGAGTCTGTCTACGCACCCTACGGATCCTCTCCAGGGACAAAAAGGTTTTGACCCCCCTGCTCACCGACTCTGCCATCCTCACCCTGGCGAAACTTGCCGGTGTGACCTCCAACACGGCGCCTCAGGACGGCAACAACGACCTCGACTCCGACCTCTACGAGGACGTCATGGCAACGCTCGCGGAGGCCAAAGCGAGACACAGCAGCGTAGCTAAAGCGGCGTGGCTGGAGAGtggccaggaggagcaggaggaggagggggaggagggggaggggtgctgcGCCGAGGGCGGGGCAGACGACGCGGAGAGCAACGTGAGCAACACTAACAGCGGGGAGCAGGACGGCAGCGGGGAGCACGAGAGCCGGAGCGGCAGCGCCAACAGCAGCCGTCGCTCCGAGGTCCACGCAGCGCTCGCCCGGGGAAAGAAGGACCGCAGACAGAGCagagtggagaaaaagagagaggagggggaggaggaggagggggag aggggggaggaggagggtgaggagggagcgcAGAGGAAGGAGGCGCTGAAGATTCTGTGTAACGTGGTTTACAACAGCACCTGGGCACAGGAGAGGTTTAGCAGTCTCAG GATCTTATCAGGTGTTTTAGACAGAATGGCCAAGGGCACCATCATGCCAGCGCCCCCCAGTGGGCAGTTCTATGAGCTACGGCTGATGTTCCTGCTCACGGCTCTGAGACCAGAGCTGAGAGCTCAGATGCTTCAG GAGGGCGGGGTGTCGGTGCTGACCACGGCTCTGgagcagtgtctgtgtgtgcagtggaaGACTCAGTACGAGGTGCTGCTGGAGCCCACAGCGCCCCCTGTCCCCCAGGAGGCGTACCAGCGGGCAGTGGAGATACTCAAGGTCCTCTTCAACATCACCTACTGCACCCACAGACTGGAGCCTGACCAGGTGGGTCTTTACCTG GAAGATGCAGCTCTCTATCGCCACCTGGTGGCCGTTCTGCGCTTCTGCCTGATGCAGCCCTgcgaggagcaggaggacacCAACAACTtgcaggg CCACACGGTGAACCTGCTCTCTGCGCTGCCCCTCCCTTGTCTGGATGTGCTGCTGGCCGTGCCTCTGGAGACGCTCTCCCAGCAGAGCCAGGGGGTCAACATGGACTGTGTCCACGCACTCATGCTCGTCATGGAGAGACGCCTGgacagt GGAGAGAAGGTCAAGGAGAAGCTGACCCCTATACTGAACCTGCTGACTGAGAGCTGCAGGGCCCACAGGGAGACTCGTCTCTACCTCCGCACCCAC atcctGCCTCCCCTACGCGATGCCAGCCTCCGGCCAGAAGAGGGCTCTACTGTGAAGAGCAAGTTGATCAGGCTCATGACCCACATGGACACCGACCTGAAGCACTGCGCTGCCGATCTCATCTTCGTACTGTGCAAGGAGAACG TGAGCCGCTTCGTCAAGTACACAGGTTACGGCAACGCGGCGGGGCTCCTGGCCACCAGGGGGCTCctgggaggtcagaggtcaaagtgCACAGGAGGCCAGTACTCCAGCGACTCAGACTCGGACACCGAGGAGTACCGCCAGGTCAAAGGTAGAGTCAACCCGGTGACAGGGcgcgtggaggaggagctgccaGACCCCATGGAGGGGatgacggaggaggagaaggaggaggaggcgcaAAGGCTGGTGGTACTGTTCAACAAGCTGACCAG GGACAAGATCTTCCAGCCAATGGGAGTGGATGCTGAGGGTAAGCTGGTGCCGATGGCGTGTCCGGGAGACAGCCtatcagaggagagggagtccgGGGCAGAGAGCGACGACCTAGACAACATAGAGGAGTAG